A genomic segment from Neodiprion lecontei isolate iyNeoLeco1 chromosome 1, iyNeoLeco1.1, whole genome shotgun sequence encodes:
- the LOC107228154 gene encoding beta-galactosidase isoform X2, which translates to MDLATWTLLALALAATVEGLTTINSNNVTKPSFTVDYTGNQFFLDGKPFRYVSGSFHYFRAPKVYWRDRLRKMRAAGLNAVSTYVEWSLHQPKPNEWKWYGEADLEYFLTLAQEEGLFVLLRPGPYICAERDLGGFPTWLLSLVPDIQLRTSDTRYMRYVRTYINEVMRRVRPFLRGNGGPVIMVQVENEYGSYQACDIKYMTELRDLFQSHIGSDALLYTTDGDTNRMLRCGMIPEVFGTVDFGTEANVTRSFETLRLFRPKGPLVNSEFYPGWLTHWGEPYAKVDSSIVVKKIDEMLAMGASVNLYMFYGGTNFGFTSGANTGPQYEPQITSYDYDAPITEAGDLTLKYYEIKNVIAKYLPIPNITLPIQSSKGDYGSVVLERVLPLFHPYMRAILGILKVNQFAPPTFESFDEPLALVLYETDLPENRTDPGVLDVRFIHDRALVYEDDVFVGTLSRTHGLKTVSLSQPYTRRLGIFVENQGHVNFGRCWRCYVEWSNLD; encoded by the exons ATGGACTTGGCCACTTGGACGCTTCTGGCCTTGGCCTTAGCCGCTACGGTTGAAGGTTTAACTACAATAAACTCG AATAACGTGACGAAACCTAGTTTCACAGTTGACTACACcggaaatcaattctttctcGATGGAAAGCCGTTCCGATATGTTTCTGGAAGTTTTCATTACTTCCGGGCCCCGAAAGTCTACTGGAGGGACAGGCTGAGGAAGATGAGGGCAGCTGGCTTGAACGCAGTGTCCAC ATACGTCGAATGGAGCCTGCATCAGCCAAAACCAAACGAATGGAAATGGTACGGAGAAGCTGATCTAGAGTATTTCTTAACTCTTGCCCAAGAAGAGGGTCTTTTCGTTTTACTTCGGCCTGGACCGTACATCTGCGCCGAAAGAGACTTG GGTGGCTTCCCCACCTGGTTGCTGAGTCTTGTGCCCGACATTCAACTGCGAACCAGTGAtacac GCTACATGAGATACGTCAGAACGTATATCAACGAAGTAATGAGGAGAGTGCGACCCTTTTTAAGAGGAAACGGTGGTCCAGTCATCATGGTTCAG GTTGAAAACGAGTATGGAAGCTACCAAGCCTGCGACATAAAATACATGACCGAACTGCGAGATTTGTTTCAAAGTCACATAGGAAGTGACGCTCTTCTTTACACCACGGACGGCGATACAAATCGAATGCTCCGATGTGGTATGATACCCGAAGTTTTTGGAACCGTGGATTTTGGCACTGAGGCAAATGTGACACGATCATTCGAAACGTTGCGTCTGTTTCGGCCAAAG GGTCCGTTGGTGAATTCAGAGTTTTATCCTGGATGGCTGACACACTGGGGTGAACCCTACGCGAAGGTAGACAGCAGcatcgtggtaaaaaaaattgacgaaatgtTGGCCATGGGCGCTTCTGTTAATCTATACATGTTCTACGGTGGTACAAACTTCGGATTTACGTCCG GCGCAAATACGGGACCTCAATACGAGCCTCAGATAACTTCATACGACTATGACGCACCCATTACCGAAGCCGGTGATCTGACGTTGAAATACTACGAAATCAAAAATGTCATCGCAAAG TATCTGCCGATCCCGAACATAACGTTGCCTATTCAGTCGTCAAAAGGAGATTACGGTTCCGTTGTATTGGAACGAGTGCTGCCACTGTTTCATCCTTACATGCGGGCCATCCTCGgaattttaaaagtgaatCAATTCGCACCGCCGACTTTCGAATCGTTCGATGAACCGCTTGCCTTGGTTCTGTACGAAACGGATCTTCCTGAAAATCGCACCGACCCTGGCGTTCTGGATGTTAGATTTATACACGACAGGGCTTTGGTTTACGAAGATGATGTATTCGTCGGAACGCTGAGTCGGACTCACGGACTCAAGACTGTCTCGTTGTCTCAGCCATACACGCGACGCTTGGGAATATTCGTGGAAAATCAGGGTCACGTGAATTTTGGAA GGTGTTGGCGGTGTTACGTTGAATGGTCAAACCTTGACTAA
- the LOC107228143 gene encoding serine/arginine repetitive matrix protein 1 produces MADDKNSDRKFQDRQPKHHSPVPGTSAETSSREYQHRDSRKLSWRSTATEKEIKLFDTIRKFEDRAGPGRRPHRPEEHRASRSHTETRRSESDRRGGHYSSEDHIRSRDSHRHARSRSHNNVGSHEARQRRTRSPSPRPDYSRRRTDDRDREPRRPSSTSGHRSDQRNPQSRSATGSQGIMKREQDQSPSSDEDSPSRFNERGIRNRSPIRERHDRETDEAADQELYRQQRQQPSPTPDDSLPGAPKVVVLCPESMPTLPAWIRSLGEQFVCVVTPDDQARRRQRNPAPPPQYPRRPIQPLGPPFPYFSAYPHDEWDERRIRYPYRPFRGPLMVAPRGRGGWYRQGERRGRGGGNC; encoded by the exons ATGGCAGATGATAAAAACAGTGACCGTAAATTCCAAGATCGTCAACCTAAACATCATAGTCCGGTACCAGGAACTTCCGCTGAAACATCATCAAGAGA ATACCAACACCGCGATTCAAGAAAACTCTCTTGGAGATCGACTGCTACAGAGAAAGAGATCAAATTATTCGATACTATCCGCAAATTTGAAGATCGAGCAGGTCCAG GACGAAGACCTCACCGACCTGAAGAACATAGAGCCAGCCGAAGTCACACGGAGACAAGACGATCCGAATCTGACCGAAGAG GAGGTCACTACAGCAGTGAAGATCATATTCGCTCAAGAGATTCTCATCGGCATGCTCGTAGCCGCAGTCACAATAATGTTGGCTCTCATGAGGCCCGGCAAAGAAGAACACGGAGCCCTAGCCCACGGCCTGATTATTCGAGACGTAGAACAGATGACCGTGACCG aGAACCACGCAGACCATCATCTACCTCAGGACATCGCTCTGACCAACGTAATCC ACAATCCCGTTCGGCAACTGGATCACAGGGGATTATGAAACGAGAACAGGACCAATCGCCATCGTCTGATGAAGACTCACCATCAAG ATTCAACGAGAGAGGTATTCGTAATAGGAGTCCTATCCGCGAGAGACATGacag GGAAACTGATGAAGCAGCTGACCAGGAACTTTATCGTCAACAACGGCAACAACCATCGCCCACCCCAGATGACTCTCTCCCGGGGGCTCCAAAAGTGGTGGTTTTATGTCCAGA GTCTATGCCCACGTTACCAGCTTGGATAAGATCATTGGGAGAGCAGTTTGTATGCGTTGTGACTCCAGATGACCAAGCACGACGGCGACAG CGAAACCCGGCTCCTCCGCCACAATATCCGCGACGTCCAATACAACCCTTGGGACCTCCATTTCCATATTTTAGCGCCTACCCACACGATGAATGGGACGAACGCCGAATACGATACCCATACCGCCCATTCAGAGGACCCTTAATGGTGGCACCTAGAGGACGTGGAGGATGGTACAGACAGGGGGAACGTAGAGGACGTGGAGGAGGCA ATTGCTAA
- the LOC107228149 gene encoding lisH domain-containing protein C1711.05, with amino-acid sequence MKVIRTLVFTILFAAATSAGRIPIKNEDEIRHKPDDALNSILRKQPLHKERDLLPVLRPHKGEGPLLEVVHPQNHRPEELKEHRVPAPHQEPPKHPENEDALITATESVTEDTSTNITTAVSTTAESESENEVVPSTETESTTESEDDESTESSAASTSEPNSDGTTEASGDSESTTTPESEEEKEEEEEEGSTETNVTTTVKTELESESETSEDSVISTTESETAEAATTVVSTDSESVGTSAETKSWWQRMFSWI; translated from the exons ATGAAAG TTATTCGCACTCTGGTATTCACAATCCTCTTCGCCGCCGCTACCTCAGCCGGCAGGATACccataaaaaatgaagatgaaaTTCGTCATAAACCGGACGACGCGCTCAATTCAATCCTGCGTAAGCAGCCTCTCCACAAAGAAAGAGACCTGCTTCCGGTACTCCGACCTCACAAAGGAGAAGGTCCGCTCCTCGAAGTCGTACATCCACAGAATCACCGCCCCGAGGAACTCAAGGAACACAGAGTACCTGCACCACATCAGGAACCGCCGAAGCACCCTGAGAACGAAGACGCGTTAATCACAGCAACGGAATCCGTGACTGAAGATACTTCTACAAACATCACAACTGCAGTTTCCACCACCGCGGAATCCGAATCAGAGAATGAAGTTGTACCCAGCACGGAAACAGAATCTACCACGGAATCTGAAGACGATGAATCTACAGAGTCAAGCGCAGCTTCTACTTCTGAACCAAATTCAGATGGTACAACCGAAGCCAGTGGAGACTCGGAATCTACGACCACACCTGAatctgaagaagaaaaagaagaagaagaagaagaaggatcTACGGAGACAAATGTGACTACAACTGTGAAGACAGAATTGGAGAGCGAATCTGAAACTAGTGAAGACTCAGTAATTTCTACTACAGAATCCGAGACGGCGGAAGCTGCTACGACCGTTGTAAGCACAGACTCGGAGTCAGTCGGAACAAGCGCTGAGACAAAAAGCTGGTGGCAAAGAATGTTCTCCTGGATTTGA
- the LOC107228154 gene encoding beta-galactosidase isoform X1, whose product MDLATWTLLALALAATVEGLTTINSNNVTKPSFTVDYTGNQFFLDGKPFRYVSGSFHYFRAPKVYWRDRLRKMRAAGLNAVSTYVEWSLHQPKPNEWKWYGEADLEYFLTLAQEEGLFVLLRPGPYICAERDLGGFPTWLLSLVPDIQLRTSDTRYMRYVRTYINEVMRRVRPFLRGNGGPVIMVQVENEYGSYQACDIKYMTELRDLFQSHIGSDALLYTTDGDTNRMLRCGMIPEVFGTVDFGTEANVTRSFETLRLFRPKGPLVNSEFYPGWLTHWGEPYAKVDSSIVVKKIDEMLAMGASVNLYMFYGGTNFGFTSGANTGPQYEPQITSYDYDAPITEAGDLTLKYYEIKNVIAKYLPIPNITLPIQSSKGDYGSVVLERVLPLFHPYMRAILGILKVNQFAPPTFESFDEPLALVLYETDLPENRTDPGVLDVRFIHDRALVYEDDVFVGTLSRTHGLKTVSLSQPYTRRLGIFVENQGHVNFGSKIHDFKGVGGVTLNGQTLTNWNATGFRLPEMKYDSNFGANSTGENLDRLPQFLYGLFTIIGTPLDTFLDTTGWGKGVAFINGYNIGRYWPAAGPQMTLYVPASILVTGENRVDLLEFEFVPETLTVRFQTIPN is encoded by the exons ATGGACTTGGCCACTTGGACGCTTCTGGCCTTGGCCTTAGCCGCTACGGTTGAAGGTTTAACTACAATAAACTCG AATAACGTGACGAAACCTAGTTTCACAGTTGACTACACcggaaatcaattctttctcGATGGAAAGCCGTTCCGATATGTTTCTGGAAGTTTTCATTACTTCCGGGCCCCGAAAGTCTACTGGAGGGACAGGCTGAGGAAGATGAGGGCAGCTGGCTTGAACGCAGTGTCCAC ATACGTCGAATGGAGCCTGCATCAGCCAAAACCAAACGAATGGAAATGGTACGGAGAAGCTGATCTAGAGTATTTCTTAACTCTTGCCCAAGAAGAGGGTCTTTTCGTTTTACTTCGGCCTGGACCGTACATCTGCGCCGAAAGAGACTTG GGTGGCTTCCCCACCTGGTTGCTGAGTCTTGTGCCCGACATTCAACTGCGAACCAGTGAtacac GCTACATGAGATACGTCAGAACGTATATCAACGAAGTAATGAGGAGAGTGCGACCCTTTTTAAGAGGAAACGGTGGTCCAGTCATCATGGTTCAG GTTGAAAACGAGTATGGAAGCTACCAAGCCTGCGACATAAAATACATGACCGAACTGCGAGATTTGTTTCAAAGTCACATAGGAAGTGACGCTCTTCTTTACACCACGGACGGCGATACAAATCGAATGCTCCGATGTGGTATGATACCCGAAGTTTTTGGAACCGTGGATTTTGGCACTGAGGCAAATGTGACACGATCATTCGAAACGTTGCGTCTGTTTCGGCCAAAG GGTCCGTTGGTGAATTCAGAGTTTTATCCTGGATGGCTGACACACTGGGGTGAACCCTACGCGAAGGTAGACAGCAGcatcgtggtaaaaaaaattgacgaaatgtTGGCCATGGGCGCTTCTGTTAATCTATACATGTTCTACGGTGGTACAAACTTCGGATTTACGTCCG GCGCAAATACGGGACCTCAATACGAGCCTCAGATAACTTCATACGACTATGACGCACCCATTACCGAAGCCGGTGATCTGACGTTGAAATACTACGAAATCAAAAATGTCATCGCAAAG TATCTGCCGATCCCGAACATAACGTTGCCTATTCAGTCGTCAAAAGGAGATTACGGTTCCGTTGTATTGGAACGAGTGCTGCCACTGTTTCATCCTTACATGCGGGCCATCCTCGgaattttaaaagtgaatCAATTCGCACCGCCGACTTTCGAATCGTTCGATGAACCGCTTGCCTTGGTTCTGTACGAAACGGATCTTCCTGAAAATCGCACCGACCCTGGCGTTCTGGATGTTAGATTTATACACGACAGGGCTTTGGTTTACGAAGATGATGTATTCGTCGGAACGCTGAGTCGGACTCACGGACTCAAGACTGTCTCGTTGTCTCAGCCATACACGCGACGCTTGGGAATATTCGTGGAAAATCAGGGTCACGTGAATTTTGGAAGTAAGATTCACGATTTCAAG GGTGTTGGCGGTGTTACGTTGAATGGTCAAACCTTGACTAATTGGAACGCAACAGGCTTCCGGCTACCGGAAATGAAATATGACAGTAATTTCGGGGCAAATAGTACGGGTGAAAATCTGGACCGTCTTCCGCAATTTCTTTATGGACTATTTACCATTATTGGCACACCATTGGATACTTTTTTGGATACTACAGGATGGGGAAAAGGCGTTGCTTTTATAAACGGCTATAATATTGGCAGATACTGGCCTGCAGCAGGCCCGCAGATGACTCTGTACGTCCCTGCGTCGATCTTAGTAACTGGAGAAAATAGAGTAGATCTATTGGAATTTGAGTTTGTTCCGGAAACGCTGACGGTCAGGTTCCAGACTATCccaaattaa